From the Ruminiclostridium josui JCM 17888 genome, one window contains:
- a CDS encoding tetratricopeptide repeat protein, which translates to MFGKLKSFIYVIKANSAYQKSSAQEAINWLEKAYKTGSAKPSVVTTLGYLLLKEGHLDESLRIFKEQINSSSNIKDNDLYSLKSNYALALWKNGELDRAIAIYEDIFPKYKNTIIYGSLGYLYILKGDLEKALKFNQEAMEYNDTGTVILDNLGQTYYLMGEYEKAEEIFKKLMTLSPKFPEAYYDYALVLEKLGNKSGCIENLKNALNYKPNFLSGVTVEQIQDKLKQVETE; encoded by the coding sequence ATGTTTGGAAAATTAAAATCCTTTATTTACGTTATAAAAGCAAATAGTGCCTACCAAAAAAGTAGTGCCCAAGAGGCCATAAATTGGTTAGAAAAAGCATATAAAACCGGAAGTGCAAAACCCAGTGTAGTTACAACCTTAGGCTACCTCCTTTTAAAGGAAGGTCATCTTGATGAATCATTAAGGATATTTAAGGAGCAGATTAACTCCTCTTCAAATATTAAAGATAATGATTTGTACAGTCTAAAATCCAATTATGCCCTTGCATTGTGGAAAAACGGCGAACTCGACAGAGCTATTGCAATATATGAAGATATATTCCCCAAATATAAAAATACAATTATTTATGGCAGTCTGGGTTATTTGTATATACTTAAAGGCGACCTTGAAAAGGCTCTGAAATTCAATCAAGAAGCCATGGAATACAATGATACAGGTACAGTTATATTGGATAATCTTGGTCAAACCTACTATCTGATGGGTGAATATGAAAAAGCAGAGGAAATATTTAAAAAATTGATGACATTGTCTCCAAAGTTTCCTGAAGCATATTATGACTACGCACTGGTACTTGAAAAGTTGGGAAATAAATCAGGTTGTATTGAAAACCTTAAAAATGCATTGAATTACAAGCCAAATTTCCTTTCAGGTGTTACAGTGGAGCAGATTCAGGATAAGCTTAAACAGGTTGAAACAGAGTAA